The Gracilimonas sp. genome includes a region encoding these proteins:
- a CDS encoding Lrp/AsnC family transcriptional regulator, which produces MSHLLDDTDLAILNHLQEHGRAQRNTIAELVNLSVPSVSERMKKLEERGLIEGYKAILNSKKFHFDITAFIFVQVDGSENYQSFVERAAEEREILECHSITGDGSHFLKVRTKNTGSFESLLSRIQAWEGVSKTRSNLVLSSFKETRSLPVEHAVELIKK; this is translated from the coding sequence TCTTCAGGAGCATGGCCGGGCACAGCGAAACACCATTGCTGAATTGGTAAACTTGTCGGTTCCTTCGGTTTCCGAACGAATGAAAAAACTGGAAGAACGCGGACTTATAGAAGGATATAAAGCCATCCTTAACAGCAAGAAATTTCACTTCGATATTACAGCCTTCATCTTTGTGCAGGTTGACGGTTCGGAAAACTATCAATCCTTTGTAGAGAGAGCTGCTGAAGAAAGAGAAATTTTGGAGTGCCATTCTATTACCGGAGACGGTTCACACTTCCTGAAAGTAAGAACAAAGAATACCGGTTCTTTTGAGAGCCTGCTTTCCAGAATACAGGCTTGGGAAGGTGTCAGCAAAACCCGCTCAAACCTTGTTTTATCCAGCTTTAAGGAAACAAGGTCGCTTCCTGTGGAACATGCCGTGGAGCTTATTAAGAAATAG